A single genomic interval of Geotrypetes seraphini chromosome 1, aGeoSer1.1, whole genome shotgun sequence harbors:
- the LOC117367413 gene encoding uncharacterized protein LOC117367413: protein MPVLAPEPRAQHQSVQTSAPVQPITSPGSMSMRSGKSVRKTRHADPTTPESRDRSPHVRDPDLWGDSEEPFLSEGECSSDEEESAVHDPSSKHDTSSFSSFLKDMCDSLSIPLEAESKKSKAFLDALDFDQPPKEYLKLPLHDILRETFYKNLETPLTVPGAPCKLDSLYKVIPIPGFDKPQLPHESLLVESTLKKSAGASVYASVPPGREGKAMDKFGKRLYQNAMLANRAGNYGFHFSFYLKHLLTTMAAFEKYLPQRKQQSFHHCLSSLFQLRKFMVRSIYDTFELTSRATAMSVAMRRLAWLRVSELDVNHQDRLANTPCLGDELFGESMDSTTQKLSAHETRWDTLLKNKKKPPPTRPFRQQSAYQRRFTARPLPTTAQQPRRQRQQQRQPPRQQQQQQPVKPTPQQKTQPF, encoded by the exons atgccagtccttgcgccggagccgagagctcagcatcaatcggtgcagacttcggctccggtacAACCGATTACATCGCCTGGGTCGATGTCGATgagatcgggtaagtcggtgcgcaagacCCGGCATGCAGACCCAACTACCCCTGAGTCTCGAGATCGTTctccccatgtcagggatcctgatctgtggggagattcagaagagccttttctctctgaaggagaatgttcctcagatgaggaggagTCTGCTGTACATGACCCATCCTCTAAGcatgacacttcatctttctccagtttcctgaaagatatgtgtgattctctgtctattcctttggaggctgaatccaaaaagtctaaagcttttctgGACGCcctggactttgaccaacctccaaaggaatatttgaagctccctcttcacgacatcttgagggagactttttacaagaatttagagactcccttaACGGTTCCAGGGGCCCCATGTAAGTTAGACTCTCTGtacaaagtaattcccattcctgggttcgacaaaccacaacttcctcatgaatctttacttgtcgaatccacccttaaaaaatctgcaggagccagtgtatatgcttctgttcctcctggcagagagggcaaagccatggataaatttggtaagaggctctaccaaaatgcaatgttggcaaatagagctggaaattatggctttcatttttctttctatttgaaacatctccttaccaccatggctgccTTTGAAAAATACCTTCCTCAACGGAAACAACAATCTTTCCACCATTGCTTGTCTTCTCTGTTTCAGttgcgtaagttcatggttagatccatttatgacaccttcgaacttacatccagagcgacagcaatgtctgtggcaatgcgtcgcctggcctggcttcgggtatctgaacttgatgttaatcatcaagatcg GTTAGCCAAcaccccatgcctaggggatgagcttttcGGAGAATCCATGGATTCGACTACTCAAAAGCTGTCGGCTCATGAAACAcgttgggatacccttcttaaaaataagaaaaagcctcccccaacaaggccttttagacaacagtcagcctatcaacgccgtttcacagctcggccattgccaacaactgctcagcaacccaggcgtcaacggCAGCAACAGCGTCAGCCTCCCAGgcaacaacagcaacagcagcctgtTAAGCCAActccacagcagaagacacaacccttttga